GGACCGACTTCGAGCGCTCGGTCGCGAACTACTGGAACACCAACCGGGTCGACCCGGTCAACCTGCGCCTCGGCGAGGTCGACGGGCTGTACCACCATCACTACGGCGTCGGCGAGCCGGACTGGAGCGTGCTCGACGGTCCCGAGCCGGGCGTGATCGCCGAGTTGCACCGGCTGGAGAGCGCTCAGGCCGACCTGCTGCTCGACCATCTCGGGCCGATCCGGCCGGAGGACGCGCTGCTCGACGGCGGGTCGGGTCGGGGCGGGACCAGCATCATGGCCAACGCCCGGTTCGGCTGCCGGGTGGACGGGGTGTCGATCTCCGAGTACCAGGTCGGGTTCGCCAACGAGCAGGCCGCCCGGCGCGGGGTCGCCGACCGGGTCCGGTTCCACTTCCGGAACATGCTGGACTCCGGGTTCGCCGACGGGTCCCGGCAGGCGATCTGGACGAACGAGACGACGATGTACGTCGACCTGTTCGACCTCTACGCGGAGTTCGCCCGGATGCTCCGGTTCGGCGGGCGCTACGTCTGCATCACCGGCTGCGCGAACGACGTGACCGGCCGGCGGTCCAAGTCGGTCAGCAAGATCAACGAGCACTACACCTGCGACATCCACCCGCGCAGCGACTACTTCAAGGCGCTCGCGGCGAACGACCTGGTGCCGATCAACGTGGTCGACCTGACCGCCGCGACCATCCCGTACTGGGAGCTCCGGGCCAAGTCGGAGGTGGCGACCGGGATCGAGGAGGCTTTTCTCACGGCGTACCGGGAAGGCAGTTTTCACTACCTCCTGATCGCCGCCGACCGGGTCTGACCAGCCCGGCCGGATGCGCCGCCGCCGGGGGCCTCGTGCCCCCGGCGGCGGTTTGTTTTCCGGCGCCGGGGGCACTGATCGAGCATGGCGCTGCCGATCGAGGACTACGCGATCATCGCTGACACCCAGACCGCCGCGCTGGTCGGCCGCAACGGGTCGATCGACTGGCTGTGCGTGCCCCGGTTCGACTCCGGGGCGATCTTCGCGGCGCTGCTCGGCTCGGCCGACAACGGTCACTGGACGGTCGCTCCCACGGACGTGATCACCACCCGTCGCCGGTATCGCGACGAGACTCTGGTGCTGGAGACCGAGTTCGAGACCGCCGGCGGCGTGGCCCGGCTCATCGACTTCATGCCCCCGCGGACCGACTCCCCATCGGTGATCCGGATCGTCGAGGGTGTCCGGGGGCAGGTCGACTTCAGCATGGAGCTGCGGCTGCGCTTCGATTACGGGCACGTCGTCCCATGGGTGTACCGCGAGGGCGACGCGCTGGTCGGGGTGGCCGGTCCGGACGCGGCGTGGCTGCGGACCCCCGTCGATCTGCGCGGCGAAAACCTCACCACAAAAGCCGATTTTTCAGTACGAGCTGGTGAGCGCGTGCCGTTCGTGCTCACCTGGCGCCCCTCCCACCTGCCACCACCCGAGCCGCTCGACCCGGCCCACGAACTCGGCGTCACCGAGGGTTACTGGCGCGGCTGGATCTCCGCCTGCACCTACGAGGGCGAGTGGCGCGACGCCGTGGTGCGCTCGCTGCTCACCCTGAAGGCGCTCACCTACGCCCCGACCGGCGGCATCGTCGCGGCCGCCACCACCAGCCTGCCGGAGAAGCTCGGCGGCGTGCGCAACTGGGACTACCGGTTCTGCTGGCTGCGCGACGCCACCATCACCCTTCAGGCGCTGCTCTTCTCCGGCTTCCAGAGCGAGGCGACCGCCTGGCGCAAGTGGCTGCTGCGCGCCATCGCCGGCAACCCCGCCGAGCTCCAGATCATGTACGGCGTCGGCGGGGAGCGCCGCCTCGACGAGTACCTCGCCGACTGGCTCGGCGGGTACGACGGCAACCCGGTGCGGATCGGCAACGCGGCGGCCGAACAGTTCCAGCTCGACGTGTACGGCGAGGTGATGGACGCGCTGCACCAGGGCCGGCGGGCCGGGCTCAAGGCGGACGACCCGGCGTGGGGGTTGCAGGTCAAACTGATGGAGTTCGTCGAGAACCACTGGCAGGACCCGGACGAGGGCATCTGGGAGGTGCGCGGCGGCCCGAAGCAGTTCACCCACTCCAAGCTGATGGCGTGGGTCGCGGCCGACCGGGCGGTCAAGGCGGTCGAGGACTTCGGCCTGGACGGGCCGCTGGAGCGGTGGACCGAGCTGCGCTCCCGGATCCGGGAGGACATCCTGGAGCACGGTTACGACCCGGATCGCAAGACGTTCACCCAGTACTACGGCTCGGCGGAACTGGACGCCGCGATGCTGATGGTCCCGCTGGTCGGCTTCCTGCCCGCCGACGACGAGCGGGTGGCCGGCACCGTCGCGGCGATCGAGAAGCACCTGCTCGTCGACGGTTTCGTGCAGCGTTACACGCAGCACCCGGACACCGACGTGGACGGGCTGCCGCCGGGGGAGGGGGCGTTCCTGGCCTGCACGTTCTGGCTCGCCGACAATTACGCGCTGATGGGCCGGCACGACGAGGCCCGGGAGACGTTCGCCCGGCTGCTGGCCTTGCGGAACGACGTGGGCCTGCTGTCGGAGGAGTACGACACCGTGGCCGGTCGGCTGGTCGGGAATTTTCCTCAGGCCTTCAGCCATGTTCCGCTGATTGATACGGCTCGGACGCTGAGTAGTGCTTTGGGTCCGACTGAGGCTCGGGTGCGGGAGGGGCTCAAGTAGCGCCTGGGCGGGGAGGTCGCTTACCGCTCTTGCCTTCTGCCTTCGGTGCGGTGGCCCGCGCTATTGCGGAACATTGCTGGAAAAAATATTGGGTTGGCACGCTCGGGCACTGACCGGTGAGGTGTCGGGGGCGGAACAATTGATTCATGCGGCAGTTGTCGTTCTTCGGGAAGGCGGATCTCGCGAAGATGCGGGACCGGACTGCTGCGCGCAATTATTCACCGGAGAAGGACGAATTCCGCCGTGAGCAGGAGCGACGCCGGAAATTCGGTCTGCGTCGCCGACATGCTGAGAAACTGCGGCGCCTCGGCCACCCGGACGCCGAAGCCATAGCCGCCACCATGCACCGGGTCCACCCTCCGGGCCGACCACCCCAGCCCCAGTCGGCGCCAGCCCGGCCGCGGCCAAGTCAGCGTCAGCCGCAGCCGATCCAGCCGCAACCGATCCGGTCGCACCCGCAGCAGGCCAGGCCGCAGCCGCAGCCAATCCCGTCACCGCCGACCCGGCCGCAGCCGCAGCCGCAGCCGATCCAGCCGCAGCCGCGGCAGGCCAGGCCGCAGCCGCAGCCAATCCCGTCGCCGCCGATCCAGCCGCAGCCGCAACCGCAACCGATCCAGCCGCAGCCGCGGCAGGCCAGGCCGCAGCCGCAGCCAATCCCGTCGCCGCCGACCCGGCCGCAGCGGCAGTCGACCCGGCCGCAGCCGCAGTCGATCCCGTCGCAGCCGCAGTCGAGCCGGCCCCGGCCGGTCCAAGCGCAGCCGCTTCAGGCGCGGCCCATCGTCGAGCCGCTGCGGGTTCCCGGGAGTTGTCCGACGAAAGCCGCGCTCATTGAGCAGAAACCGCAGGCCCGCGCTCCTGCCACGCGGTCGGCGAGACAGCCGACTGCATCACCGGCCAGGCGGTCCGTGCCGCGAACGTCGATGTCGCCGAAGCCGCGACCAGCGGCATTGCCGGCGGTGCTGCACGCTCTGCAACTGGCGTCGCCACCGTCACTGGCGACCACCAATGGGTCCACACCGTTGCGGGTGGGGCACGTTTCGCG
Above is a genomic segment from Actinoplanes ianthinogenes containing:
- a CDS encoding geranyl diphosphate 2-C-methyltransferase, producing MTTTAVSPLRTDFERSVANYWNTNRVDPVNLRLGEVDGLYHHHYGVGEPDWSVLDGPEPGVIAELHRLESAQADLLLDHLGPIRPEDALLDGGSGRGGTSIMANARFGCRVDGVSISEYQVGFANEQAARRGVADRVRFHFRNMLDSGFADGSRQAIWTNETTMYVDLFDLYAEFARMLRFGGRYVCITGCANDVTGRRSKSVSKINEHYTCDIHPRSDYFKALAANDLVPINVVDLTAATIPYWELRAKSEVATGIEEAFLTAYREGSFHYLLIAADRV
- a CDS encoding glycoside hydrolase family 15 protein; protein product: MALPIEDYAIIADTQTAALVGRNGSIDWLCVPRFDSGAIFAALLGSADNGHWTVAPTDVITTRRRYRDETLVLETEFETAGGVARLIDFMPPRTDSPSVIRIVEGVRGQVDFSMELRLRFDYGHVVPWVYREGDALVGVAGPDAAWLRTPVDLRGENLTTKADFSVRAGERVPFVLTWRPSHLPPPEPLDPAHELGVTEGYWRGWISACTYEGEWRDAVVRSLLTLKALTYAPTGGIVAAATTSLPEKLGGVRNWDYRFCWLRDATITLQALLFSGFQSEATAWRKWLLRAIAGNPAELQIMYGVGGERRLDEYLADWLGGYDGNPVRIGNAAAEQFQLDVYGEVMDALHQGRRAGLKADDPAWGLQVKLMEFVENHWQDPDEGIWEVRGGPKQFTHSKLMAWVAADRAVKAVEDFGLDGPLERWTELRSRIREDILEHGYDPDRKTFTQYYGSAELDAAMLMVPLVGFLPADDERVAGTVAAIEKHLLVDGFVQRYTQHPDTDVDGLPPGEGAFLACTFWLADNYALMGRHDEARETFARLLALRNDVGLLSEEYDTVAGRLVGNFPQAFSHVPLIDTARTLSSALGPTEARVREGLK